The sequence GTGGGACCGGGGCGCTACCGCGTCGTGGGTGGAACCGAACCGCACTGGGTGGACCTGCGCTCGCGCCTCGTGCCCCGTTGCGATTGTGGAGACCACCTGTGGCGGGAACGGGTGTGCAAGCACATCCTCGCCGCCCTCCTCCGCGAAGGCGACGAGCGCGTGATCCGCGAGATCAGCGGCCTCGTCCGCCAGCTCCGCGACCGTGTCCACGCGGCGTGATCCTGTTGAAAAGAGCAGTTTCACGCAGAGGACGCAGAGTGAAGGGAGAGGGCGCAGAGGGTACGGAGACGCCGCGGCCCCTCTGCGTGCTCTCTGTTCGCTCTGCGTCCTCTGCGTGATGATTTCCTGTCAGAGGCGGTGCGCGGGTTGCAAGTATCCGCCTGGGGTAACGGCGGACACACCTCAGCGCGGAGCGGGTGATGGCGACGGTGGCGACGATCGGGTACGAGGGTACGACGGTGCCGGCC is a genomic window of Longimicrobium sp. containing:
- a CDS encoding SWIM zinc finger family protein, with amino-acid sequence MMMIDIERAGGIETGRLERCLGLAAERVGPGRYRVVGGTEPHWVDLRSRLVPRCDCGDHLWRERVCKHILAALLREGDERVIREISGLVRQLRDRVHAA